In Methanosarcina siciliae T4/M, one genomic interval encodes:
- a CDS encoding outer membrane protein assembly factor BamB family protein — protein sequence MKCMKVLMVCLTLLLVVASQPVLGSDWPQFQKDKVHSGVTGDSASIADPNSTISWQYDHPVPSEGMSGIDESPVVYNGSVYAVIAGGSLTKYSLDGTAAGGNWPVSFVSNPDDLDFQLATPAAGNGHIFVVDTGYSRPLDYDLCAIDATTGSISGRVHVNNSTGIQFLTPVTYVEASNGSKYVLFGSGNMSDWTMHEGEYYCYNVTDPANMEMCWNYSSPAGYYWAGAAVIGDYAVFGDDASNLVSINYKTGATVNVIDASTVYGFDVGKIRSSVTYSDDGTAIFGNETGRVYFTSQGGYCYALGFNENNGSFITADNWSTPFVNNTTSTPAYYNGRIYVGNYTTNFSIPYYDGNLWCLNEDDGTEIWNVSVGPVQSSPAVSTFYGPGNEYIYITTNSPTGGIYCVDSDGTEVWNETSSGSNLFSLAGAAISGGWVFYGNDDGYLHGLANYTRYDFNGSTDMWAYKYQVDTNPPNTATDPAIEFSSAEYNAIRTDDDTTYASSQTTTDSYYAAHRFVFKIDDNEEPWIISNNGSINVAWNGKAYYSVGGTNGATLYIWNGTAYESLDDDANGVNEFSLIGGVTSNIGNYIDGSGNVTVLVVQKDEQSSTPPPAKVSHIKTDYVKLVATP from the coding sequence ATGAAATGTATGAAAGTATTAATGGTTTGTTTGACCTTGCTCCTGGTAGTGGCTTCTCAGCCGGTGCTGGGTTCGGACTGGCCACAGTTCCAGAAAGACAAAGTACATAGTGGAGTTACAGGCGACAGCGCTTCGATAGCCGACCCTAACTCGACTATATCCTGGCAATATGATCACCCTGTTCCTTCCGAAGGAATGAGCGGGATTGACGAGAGTCCAGTTGTGTATAACGGCTCCGTATATGCCGTTATAGCGGGAGGCAGCCTTACCAAATACTCTCTGGATGGAACGGCAGCCGGAGGTAACTGGCCGGTTAGCTTTGTCAGCAACCCCGATGATCTTGATTTTCAGCTTGCTACACCGGCAGCAGGTAATGGGCATATTTTTGTGGTGGATACCGGATACAGCAGACCTTTAGATTATGACCTCTGTGCTATCGATGCAACTACCGGAAGTATATCCGGAAGGGTGCACGTAAATAACTCTACAGGCATTCAGTTTCTTACCCCAGTTACCTATGTAGAAGCCAGCAATGGGAGTAAATACGTTTTATTCGGTTCGGGGAACATGAGTGACTGGACAATGCATGAAGGAGAGTACTACTGTTACAATGTCACTGACCCCGCCAATATGGAGATGTGCTGGAATTATTCATCCCCAGCAGGGTATTACTGGGCAGGTGCGGCAGTCATCGGAGATTATGCGGTTTTTGGAGATGATGCCAGCAATCTTGTTTCGATAAACTATAAGACGGGCGCAACTGTCAATGTAATCGACGCTTCAACAGTTTATGGCTTTGATGTGGGAAAAATCCGCTCGTCTGTGACTTACAGCGATGATGGGACCGCGATTTTCGGCAATGAGACCGGAAGGGTCTATTTCACCTCCCAAGGAGGGTATTGCTATGCTCTTGGCTTTAATGAGAACAACGGTTCGTTCATCACAGCTGATAACTGGAGCACACCCTTCGTAAACAATACTACCTCCACTCCCGCATATTACAACGGCAGGATCTATGTAGGTAACTATACCACCAATTTCTCTATCCCTTATTATGATGGTAATCTCTGGTGCCTTAATGAGGACGATGGAACTGAGATCTGGAACGTTTCCGTAGGCCCTGTTCAGAGCTCTCCGGCGGTATCAACTTTCTATGGTCCGGGAAACGAGTATATCTATATCACCACAAACTCTCCGACCGGCGGTATCTACTGCGTGGATAGCGACGGAACTGAAGTCTGGAACGAAACTTCATCGGGAAGCAATCTTTTCAGTCTGGCTGGAGCAGCCATTTCAGGCGGGTGGGTTTTCTACGGAAATGACGATGGATATCTCCACGGTCTTGCCAACTATACCCGCTACGACTTTAACGGAAGTACGGATATGTGGGCTTACAAGTACCAGGTAGATACCAACCCACCCAATACTGCTACGGACCCGGCGATAGAGTTTTCGTCTGCCGAATACAATGCCATCAGGACGGATGACGATACTACTTACGCATCTAGCCAAACAACTACTGATAGTTATTATGCTGCGCATCGGTTCGTGTTTAAGATTGATGACAATGAGGAACCGTGGATCATATCCAACAATGGTTCTATCAATGTGGCTTGGAACGGTAAAGCGTATTATAGTGTTGGTGGTACAAACGGTGCCACGCTGTACATATGGAACGGCACGGCATACGAATCTCTAGATGACGACGCAAATGGTGTGAACGAATTTTCGTTGATCGGTGGAGTTACATCGAACATCGGCAACTACATTGATGGTTCAGGAAATGTGACCGTGCTGGTTGTACAGAAGGATGAACAATCAAGCACTCCACCGCCAGCAAAAGTATCACATATTAAGACAGATTATGTTAAACTGGTGGCAACACCATAA
- a CDS encoding outer membrane protein assembly factor BamB family protein, with the protein MNKYTLKIFIICLTLLLVAAAQPALGSGWAQFHMNAQHTGYSDSTAPDTNFTAWISEDIGAQPSSSLVVADGLIYVNCGNENVTALNMYTGKNEGLKVNGPGDNGLDSWASPCYYNGSIYRARTDACNGGPMAADGKIFQSDWDGNHYYCYNESGYNHGEDTSNEFWNFTVSGYAQGTPAYYDGEVYLTSWGYAYNGSGNGHVYCVYVNNGTQKWHKDIPLDCCGSASLNTSSGILYVTTYNFGSDGDLYALYMDNGTEYWNRSIMRTDSTPAIDDNGYIYVCGGCRGYSDMMTYCFAPNGTKMWNTTASDQIGDWTCSVAVADGKVFVGKPTTEWGPWGAPYYAMGCDGTYALNASNGNIIWSYEGGGCSPIVADGMIFTIGDDGKVYAFGKKTYDFTVGAGTDHFAYEGEVSSVNPSSSTVPNGNIAAYSNIESDNEVREVFTTSNTGKYAAQRFVFSIDSNMQQWIDTINVTWNGKAYHDSAGDGAYLYIWNGTGYENLDDNSVDTDGTLTGEVTSGISNYINSDKVTVLIVQKNAQTSDLFNTYQSHIETDYVKLVATP; encoded by the coding sequence ATGAACAAATACACCCTGAAAATATTCATTATCTGTCTAACCTTGCTCCTGGTGGCGGCTGCTCAGCCGGCGCTGGGCTCGGGATGGGCACAGTTCCACATGAACGCTCAGCATACCGGATATTCGGACTCTACGGCTCCGGACACGAACTTTACAGCATGGATAAGTGAGGATATAGGTGCACAGCCGAGTTCATCTCTTGTAGTTGCTGATGGTCTGATCTATGTCAACTGTGGCAATGAAAATGTAACTGCCCTGAATATGTACACCGGGAAAAACGAAGGACTTAAAGTAAATGGGCCCGGTGATAACGGCCTTGATTCATGGGCATCTCCGTGTTACTACAACGGAAGCATATATCGCGCAAGAACGGACGCCTGTAACGGCGGTCCCATGGCAGCGGATGGAAAGATCTTCCAGAGCGACTGGGACGGTAATCATTATTATTGCTACAATGAAAGCGGTTATAACCATGGCGAAGATACCTCTAACGAATTCTGGAATTTTACGGTAAGCGGGTATGCACAGGGAACACCGGCCTATTATGACGGTGAGGTCTATCTGACGAGCTGGGGCTATGCCTATAACGGTTCAGGTAACGGCCATGTGTATTGTGTGTATGTGAACAATGGCACACAGAAATGGCATAAGGATATTCCGCTCGATTGCTGCGGCTCAGCGAGCCTTAACACCTCTAGCGGAATCCTTTACGTGACCACCTACAACTTCGGCAGCGACGGGGACCTTTATGCCCTGTACATGGACAATGGGACCGAGTACTGGAACAGGTCCATTATGAGGACGGATTCTACGCCTGCAATCGATGATAATGGATACATCTATGTTTGCGGAGGATGCCGCGGATACAGCGATATGATGACATACTGTTTCGCTCCGAACGGAACCAAGATGTGGAACACAACGGCTTCGGACCAGATCGGCGACTGGACCTGTTCGGTTGCTGTTGCAGATGGTAAGGTGTTCGTAGGAAAGCCCACTACCGAATGGGGACCATGGGGAGCACCGTATTACGCCATGGGATGTGACGGCACATACGCCCTGAACGCGTCCAACGGCAATATCATCTGGAGCTATGAAGGCGGAGGCTGCTCCCCTATCGTTGCAGACGGCATGATCTTCACCATCGGAGATGACGGCAAAGTATACGCCTTTGGGAAGAAGACGTACGACTTCACCGTTGGCGCCGGAACCGACCATTTTGCATATGAAGGAGAAGTCTCTTCTGTCAATCCAAGCAGTTCCACGGTTCCAAATGGAAATATAGCCGCCTATTCCAATATTGAAAGCGATAACGAAGTACGCGAAGTTTTCACAACGAGTAATACCGGAAAATATGCGGCGCAACGTTTCGTTTTCAGCATTGACAGCAACATGCAACAATGGATCGACACCATCAATGTAACATGGAACGGTAAGGCCTACCATGATTCTGCTGGCGACGGGGCCTACTTGTACATCTGGAATGGCACGGGATATGAGAATCTGGATGATAACAGTGTTGATACGGATGGTACCCTGACAGGAGAGGTGACATCCGGCATCAGCAACTACATCAATTCGGATAAAGTAACCGTGCTGATTGTGCAAAAGAATGCCCAGACTTCGGATCTCTTTAATACGTATCAATCACACATCGAAACAGATTATGTTAAACTGGTGGCAACACCATAA
- a CDS encoding PKD domain-containing protein — protein sequence MKKMHYVCMVALLSTMMLAVAPASATTWDVSTVSELQNAAANAGEGDTIFVHNGNYTLTSTLYLYKSNITFTGESKEGVVLLRDNDFITIGSNDGPAPGCIVENMTLLGDITSTSGVFGISVRSPDCTLRNLILRDIRDCAVISSNSEDCSSLIISNCTFDNSGTENFAISILATNSIIENNVIKNNQYAYGPLCVQAQNVTVSNNLFMNNPYAFYLVYADNSLVSGNNMVSSGNILIYDPGENIVWQLNNFNESIVSNEWAGPLPSATYWNSTEPVEYTYNGATYNGYPGNYWGAAYTGTDADGDGIGDTPYEVPDSLGTDYSPLISPKENYEILEPPVVNFNAAPLSGNVPLAVRFTDQSTGSGISSWAWDFDGDGNVDSTEQNPSHTYNSTGAYTVSLSVTGQLGSDSKTKVDYITVREPAEPPIADFSADPLSGPVPLEVRFTDLSTGEGIDSWSWDFDSDGTVDSTEQNPTFTYSEIGNYTVTLTVTGTGGNDSKVKTYYIVSEEAEPAFPTAGFSASSRDGAVPFTVKFADNSENTTVWAWDFDNDGNVDSTEQNPLYTYYTEGDYTVKLTASNGNGSDVLEIPDMITVAPEKPAPPDDSWYQFHGKVDHLGYSENGPKTNRTEWVSEGITDVIGSSSPIVAEGKIFVICGGAGMEEETTGIVQLVALNESTGDITWNVSIPETVYGSWASPAYDDGMVFTATGPELGCYDAETGEKIWCFNDTVGTLGAVNGGPAIADGMVIFSDWDGHHYYCLDEYTGYLLWSFVVVGDAQSVPAYADGKFYLTGWTYTQGYAYCVDATTGEQLWNINVERSFCGSPAYKDGVLYLTTYNFSGDGDLFALNATDGSIIWQQTVQRTDSTPALAYGNVYVSGGCTGFSDKETYCFNATTGEPVWSIPSIGDWTWSVAVADGLAYVGGYALDAFTGDVVWNSPYGGGTPALSDGMLFSIGSNKKVYAFKDSLSSPVANFSADITSGNAPLTVNFTDQSAGSPTSWLWDLGDGENSTEQNPSHTYTSAGNYTVNLTVENATGMDFELKSDYIEVSEVSGSTVTLYFDPESFSVSENESTEINLVASNFPAGLSGYNLTVAIDDPDVAEIVDIEYPSWALITENSTLPGTSIYLKTVDGEDTVQAGAADAVLATLTVSGKEKGSANLSIEVDRLDDDSGNVIEPALFAGKIEVTLLFPLPDQEYAPKDLDGDGLYEDLTGNGEFSFVDIVAYFHNMDWIEENMPVEYFDFNGNGRIDFDDVVDMFAMI from the coding sequence ATGAAAAAAATGCATTATGTTTGTATGGTTGCACTGTTGAGCACAATGATGCTGGCGGTTGCACCGGCATCGGCGACGACCTGGGATGTAAGCACGGTTTCTGAATTGCAGAATGCAGCGGCAAATGCAGGTGAAGGTGACACAATTTTTGTGCATAATGGAAACTATACGCTTACAAGCACCCTTTATCTTTACAAGTCAAATATCACATTCACAGGAGAGAGCAAAGAAGGAGTAGTCCTCCTTAGAGACAATGATTTCATTACTATAGGTAGCAATGATGGACCAGCACCCGGATGCATAGTTGAGAATATGACCTTACTAGGCGATATAACATCTACTAGTGGTGTGTTTGGTATCAGTGTGCGTTCTCCTGACTGTACATTAAGAAACTTAATTTTACGCGATATTCGCGATTGTGCAGTTATATCCTCTAACTCCGAAGATTGTAGTAGCCTTATTATAAGCAACTGTACATTTGACAACTCCGGGACCGAAAATTTTGCAATCAGTATTCTAGCCACCAATTCGATCATCGAGAATAATGTTATAAAAAATAATCAGTATGCTTATGGCCCCCTTTGTGTTCAAGCTCAAAACGTAACGGTTTCAAACAACCTTTTCATGAATAATCCATATGCCTTTTATCTGGTTTACGCAGATAACTCATTAGTCTCTGGAAATAACATGGTTTCAAGTGGTAATATTCTCATATATGACCCCGGGGAGAATATCGTATGGCAGCTCAATAATTTCAACGAAAGTATTGTGTCAAACGAATGGGCCGGGCCATTGCCATCCGCAACTTACTGGAACTCCACCGAGCCAGTAGAGTACACCTACAACGGTGCGACCTACAACGGTTACCCGGGCAACTACTGGGGTGCTGCTTACACAGGCACCGACGCTGACGGCGATGGGATAGGGGATACGCCTTACGAAGTACCCGACAGCCTCGGCACTGACTATTCCCCACTAATATCTCCAAAAGAGAACTACGAGATCCTGGAACCCCCTGTCGTTAACTTCAATGCAGCCCCGCTTTCCGGAAATGTACCTCTCGCAGTCCGGTTCACGGACCAGTCCACAGGCAGTGGGATTTCAAGCTGGGCCTGGGACTTTGACGGGGACGGAAACGTGGACTCAACCGAGCAGAACCCGAGCCACACTTACAACAGCACAGGGGCTTACACCGTCAGCCTGTCGGTCACTGGCCAACTGGGTTCGGACAGCAAAACAAAGGTTGACTATATCACCGTAAGAGAACCGGCAGAGCCTCCCATCGCTGACTTCAGCGCAGACCCCCTTTCCGGACCTGTACCCCTGGAAGTCCGGTTCACTGACCTTTCCACAGGCGAAGGGATAGACAGCTGGAGCTGGGACTTTGATTCCGACGGGACTGTGGATTCCACAGAGCAGAACCCCACCTTTACTTACAGTGAAATCGGCAACTACACCGTAACCCTGACCGTTACCGGAACAGGCGGAAACGACAGCAAAGTAAAGACGTATTACATCGTAAGCGAAGAAGCCGAACCCGCGTTCCCGACTGCAGGCTTTTCGGCCAGCTCCAGAGACGGGGCAGTACCTTTCACGGTCAAATTCGCCGACAATTCAGAAAACACCACTGTCTGGGCCTGGGACTTTGACAACGACGGAAACGTGGACTCAACCGAGCAGAATCCGCTTTACACCTACTACACGGAAGGCGACTACACCGTCAAATTGACCGCAAGCAACGGAAACGGCAGTGATGTCCTGGAAATTCCGGACATGATCACGGTTGCTCCGGAAAAACCCGCACCTCCTGATGACTCCTGGTACCAGTTCCACGGAAAGGTTGACCATCTCGGTTACTCCGAAAACGGGCCCAAGACCAACCGGACCGAGTGGGTAAGTGAGGGTATTACTGATGTTATCGGCAGTTCTTCTCCTATTGTGGCTGAAGGGAAGATCTTTGTGATCTGCGGCGGAGCTGGAATGGAAGAAGAAACGACAGGCATCGTTCAGTTAGTAGCCCTGAACGAGTCTACCGGAGACATAACCTGGAATGTCAGTATCCCGGAAACCGTATACGGTTCGTGGGCTTCCCCTGCTTATGATGACGGTATGGTCTTTACGGCAACCGGCCCTGAACTTGGCTGTTACGACGCCGAAACAGGAGAAAAAATATGGTGCTTCAATGATACTGTGGGAACTCTGGGCGCGGTTAATGGCGGGCCTGCTATCGCGGACGGGATGGTGATCTTCAGTGACTGGGACGGGCACCATTATTACTGTCTTGACGAGTACACAGGATACCTGCTCTGGAGTTTTGTAGTGGTAGGAGACGCTCAGTCCGTACCTGCCTATGCAGACGGGAAGTTCTACCTGACAGGCTGGACTTACACGCAGGGGTATGCTTACTGCGTAGACGCGACAACCGGGGAACAGCTCTGGAACATTAATGTCGAACGCAGCTTCTGCGGGTCCCCTGCTTATAAAGACGGGGTCCTCTACCTGACAACCTACAACTTCTCTGGAGACGGTGATCTCTTTGCCCTGAACGCTACGGACGGGAGCATAATCTGGCAGCAGACCGTCCAGAGGACGGACTCTACCCCGGCTCTTGCTTATGGAAATGTTTATGTTAGCGGAGGATGCACTGGTTTTAGTGACAAGGAAACCTACTGTTTTAATGCGACTACGGGCGAACCTGTCTGGTCAATCCCCTCAATCGGAGACTGGACCTGGTCGGTAGCTGTCGCCGATGGGCTCGCTTATGTGGGAGGTTATGCTCTGGATGCCTTTACGGGGGATGTCGTCTGGAATTCTCCTTATGGCGGCGGTACTCCCGCACTTTCGGACGGTATGCTTTTCAGTATAGGGAGCAATAAGAAAGTCTATGCCTTCAAGGACTCACTCTCTTCACCTGTTGCCAACTTCTCTGCAGACATAACATCAGGCAATGCACCATTGACAGTCAACTTCACCGATCAGTCCGCAGGTTCCCCTACTTCGTGGCTCTGGGACTTAGGAGATGGAGAAAACTCAACTGAGCAGAACCCCTCGCATACCTATACTTCAGCCGGAAATTACACCGTAAACCTGACTGTGGAAAATGCCACTGGCATGGACTTCGAGTTAAAATCGGATTACATAGAAGTTTCCGAAGTTTCCGGATCAACTGTAACTCTTTATTTCGACCCTGAAAGTTTCTCAGTTTCAGAAAACGAATCTACTGAAATAAATCTCGTTGCCAGTAATTTCCCTGCAGGTCTTTCAGGCTACAACCTGACTGTTGCTATCGACGACCCGGATGTTGCCGAGATAGTCGATATCGAGTATCCCTCCTGGGCTCTGATTACTGAGAACTCTACCCTGCCAGGGACTTCTATCTACCTGAAGACTGTTGACGGGGAAGATACCGTGCAGGCAGGAGCAGCAGATGCTGTACTTGCAACTCTCACAGTTTCTGGAAAGGAGAAAGGATCTGCGAACCTATCTATAGAGGTTGACCGTCTGGATGACGATTCAGGAAACGTCATCGAGCCAGCTCTTTTTGCAGGAAAAATTGAAGTGACCCTTCTGTTTCCCCTACCTGATCAGGAATATGCCCCAAAAGACCTTGACGGCGACGGACTCTATGAAGACCTTACCGGGAACGGGGAGTTCAGTTTCGTAGATATAGTGGCTTACTTCCATAATATGGACTGGATAGAGGAAAATATGCCAGTGGAGTACTTCGACTTCAACGGAAACGGAAGGATAGACTTTGATGATGTAGTGGATATGTTTGCAATGATCTAA